Proteins encoded within one genomic window of Saccharomyces mikatae IFO 1815 strain IFO1815 genome assembly, chromosome: 15:
- the DUF1 gene encoding Duf1p (similar to Saccharomyces cerevisiae DUF1 (YOL087C); ancestral locus Anc_3.115) has translation MNQLTVSYGLISPDYCTSQDAHILPITKILYPNIPGKNYFLTSGRDGSIILHKNKQISNDVESKATTTSNDAIRMQVHSDWASDLIHVSTKNSDPVSEDTFISVSHDFSIVLISVNLQLTTWEKKIIGDHDDYIKCIVHIPYDVLHDYELNEQESGTDIDYGETNHEIVTDELNHFLFATGGLDRKIKVWCLNNGPEKMATLLHTFDNAQSNDTGSIYSMSSVVPEYKFDDNQTTRPFDLVAGDCNGDLIFYSCRNRKEVIRIGNAHNANIKVVRTVNDSTRLISTSSDGVINVWDLNCKHDQTTGALQVPEKIGSWSWDSSIWCVQGTSLDQLYFGDSQGNVMRANLSSYKDAKLSRIFKPNRRHHHYHNEREEHNISSNTDTKLKKYGGILDIALLPNEKLLFSFCTDSNLNELDLTNNHFSVNEGGFALTRSSLLTNRRHVITENTKGQMQRWDIVSCELLDTFDSSEGSFDDIVIKYTSKEILSHWCTVSVKVGMLFVKINPKFLKTEIYGSALKDYQVVNNIEVNSDERYNLGKIVINSLFNEFISYEVQKDKMLRKRIFSLKKKDLNNSSTLDTGYNTESKKNSKDKKRKSTFKLSSTLSIGNTNGSATPPNSAPATPIMAEITTLEEQPLLQSPPDKTIDDSLELVQPLPTSKKPYFRTQSSGSLLSRKFKSFRSTSGRATTGLNTPEDPKSNSLDTAHVINDDSAISQPINALQQSKGATPESILWNHPFKLEQKLSAISSQDLPSNNVHNKLKSAENSRANSTLTLEGNEKKDPEFMPDLLEQIQESYRQQYMNTSSLKYLTKRLPVTKIIKASSCPIIKVKSATLVLVHLWKEGSCGGRVLFSTLLPPSRVDYETVHSGKENSKLPDDEELDLQVVDDDKLGQYDLVDGEQGSRLNRRQIFEQLEENLPYWFAKALFRDIKTVEEQPKLNFLIMPWSPVSRSETNGSNENKKKNISAPDTTESSANESSDSSLEHSSEAISPSTQQQFHNMLKFGRPKTSEQELNPTDLPKISEANVKLVAPGMIRVKKIKLYVADRFESKTPEMKAKIEPSLWLDLICKGQVLDNDMTLNTVRTLYWKSQGDIILEYRRKVHTSPLIHEVSGNEAK, from the coding sequence ATGAATCAGTTGACAGTAAGTTATGGCCTAATTTCCCCAGATTACTGCACCTCTCAGGATGCGCACATTTTACCCATAACAAAGATTCTATATCCGAATATACCAGGCAAAAACTACTTTCTCACTTCAGGAAGGGATGGTTCCATAATTTTGCACAAAAATAAGCAAATCTCGAACGATGTTGAGTCCAAGGCTACCACTACATCAAATGATGCGATAAGGATGCAAGTTCATAGCGATTGGGCAAGCGACCTAATACATGTTAGCACGAAAAATTCAGACCCGGTTTCAGAAGACACGTTCATATCAGTAAGCCATGATTTTTCTATCGTATTGATTAGTGTGAATTTACAGTTGACGACAtgggaaaagaaaataattgGTGATCATGATGATTATatcaaatgtatagtgCATATACCTTATGATGTATTGCATGATTATGAACTTAATGAACAAGAAAGCGGCACTGATATTGATTACGGCGAAACGAACCATGAAATTGTTACTGATGAATTGAACCACTTCCTTTTTGCCACAGGTGGTTTAGatagaaaaatcaaagtttGGTGTCTAAACAACGGTCCAGAAAAAATGGCTACCTTACTGCACACATTTGATAACGCGCAATCAAACGATACAGGCTCAATATATTCCATGAGCTCCGTCGTCCCAGAAtacaaatttgatgataaccAAACAACTCGTCCTTTTGATCTAGTTGCCGGAGACTGTAATGGTGATCTAATTTTCTATTCATGTAGAAACCGTAAAGAGGTGATCAGAATTGGAAACGCTCATAACGCAAACATCAAGGTAGTTAGAACCGTCAATGATTCCACACGACTAATAAGTACCAGTTCGGACGGTGTAATAAATGTATGGGACTTGAATTGTAAGCATGATCAAACAACTGGTGCCCTCCAAGTACCCGAAAAAATTGGATCTTGGTCTTGGGATTCTTCAATATGGTGCGTACAAGGAACAAGCCTTGATCAGCTGTATTTTGGTGACTCTCAAGGCAACGTGATGAGAGCAAACTTATCCAGTTATAAAGATGCTAAACTTTCAAGAATTTTCAAACCTAACCGTCgccatcatcattatcataaCGAACGTGAAGAGCACAACATATCAAGCAATACGGACACGAAGTTAAAGAAATACGGCGGAATACTTGATATTGCTCTTTTACCGAATGAGAAGCTATTGTTTTCGTTTTGCACCgattcaaatttgaacGAGCTCGATTTAACTAATAACCATTTCAGCGTCAATGAAGGAGGTTTTGCTCTGACGAGAAGTTCCCTGTTAACTAACAGAAGACATGTGATAACAGAAAACACAAAAGGCCAAATGCAAAGGTGGGACATTGTATCATGCGAGCTTTTGGACACTTTTGATTCATCAGAGGGTTCCTTTGATGATATCGTAATCAAATATACATCAAAGGAAATACTATCTCATTGGTGTACCGTTTCTGTTAAGGTTGGTATGCTCTTTGTAAAAATAAATCcaaaatttctcaaaaCTGAGATTTACGGATCTGCGTTAAAAGATTATCAAGTTGTGAATAATATAGAAGTTAACTCAGATGAGAGATATAATTTGGGTAAGATCGTTATCAATTCACTTTTTAATGAATTCATATCATACGAAGtccaaaaagataaaatgtTAAGGAAGAGAATTTTTAgtctaaaaaagaaagactTGAACAACTCGTCAACCTTGGATACAGGATACAACACCGAAtccaaaaagaatagtAAAGATaagaagaggaaatcaACATTTAAACTAAGCTCAACTTTGTCCATTGGGAATACGAATGGCAGTGCGACGCCACCAAATTCGGCACCTGCGACGCCGATAATGGCGGAGATCACAACGTTAGAAGAGCAACCGTTATTGCAATCTCCTCCAGATAAGACAATAGACGATTCTTTGGAATTAGTACAACCGTTGCCTACATCTAAAAAACCTTATTTTAGAACTCAAAGTTCTGGCTCTTTGTTAAGTAGGAAGTTTAAATCATTTAGGTCTACTTCTGGCCGTGCCACAACGGGGTTAAACACACCAGAGGATCCCAAAAGCAACTCTCTAGATACTGCGCATGTTATCAATGATGACTCTGCTATTTCTCAACCTATAAATGCACTTCAGCAGTCCAAGGGTGCGACCCCAGAATCGATACTATGGAATCATCCTTTCAAGCTGGAACAAAAACTATCCGCTATTTCGTCGCAAGATTTACCCAGTAATAACGTTCATAATAAATTAAAATCGGCTGAAAACTCGAGGGCTAATTCCACGTTAACATTAGAAGGaaacgaaaaaaaggatCCTGAATTTATGCCGGATTTATTAGAGCAAATTCAAGAGTCTTACAGGCAACAGTATATGAacacttcttctttaaaatatCTGACGAAGAGACTCCCAGTCACCAAGATAATTAAGGCCAGTTCATGTCCAATAATCAAGGTTAAATCTGCCACCTTGGTTTTGGTTCATCTTTGGAAAGAGGGTTCATGCGGTGGCAGGGTTTTATTCTCAACCCTTTTACCGCCATCCCGTGTCGATTATGAAACTGTTCACAGCGGCAAAGAAAACTCCAAATTAccagatgatgaagagttAGATCTTCAAGTTgtagatgatgataaattaGGCCAATATGATCTTGTTGATGGTGAGCAAGGAAGCAGACTGAACAGAAGGCAAATTTTTGAGCAATTAGAGGAAAATTTACCCTATTGGTTTGCGAAAGCTCTGTTTAGGGATATTAAGACGGTGGAAGAGCAACCAAAGTTAAATTTCCTAATCATGCCATGGTCACCTGTTAGTAGGAGTGAAACCAATGGcagtaatgaaaataagaagaagaacattAGCGCACCTGATACTACTGAATCTTCTGCAAACGAGAGTAGCGATAGCAGCCTTGAACATAGTAGTGAAGCTATTTCGCCATCAACGCAGCAACAGTTTCATAATATGTTGAAATTCGGTCGTCCGAAGACTAGTGAGCAAGAGCTAAACCCCACAGATTTGCCCAAGATCTCTGAGGCAAATGTCAAACTGGTCGCGCCTGGGATGATTAGAGTGAAAAAGATTAAACTGTACGTTGCTGACCGGTTTGAGTCAAAGACGCCTGAAATGAAAGCAAAAATCGAACCAAGCCTTTGGTTAGACCTGATATGCAAAGGCCAAGTGCTCGATAATGACATGACTTTAAATACTGTTAGAACCCTTTATTGGAAATCCCAGGGTGACATCATTTTAGAatacagaagaaaagtacATACTTCACCATTGATTCACGAAGTCAGTGGGAACGAGGCCAAATGA
- the MHF1 gene encoding Mhf1p (similar to Saccharomyces cerevisiae MHF1 (YOL086W-A); ancestral locus Anc_3.116), which produces MNDDGDRAQLKARLWVRVEERLQQVLSSQDVQYTPKFINSLLELAYLQLGEMGSDLQAFSRHSGREVVNESDLMLYLRKQPDLQAKIKQKE; this is translated from the coding sequence ATGAATGACGATGGCGATAGAGCTCAATTGAAAGCCAGGTTGTGGGTCCGAGTGGAAGAACGATTACAACAGGTGTTGTCTTCCCAAGACGTACAATATACACCAAAATTCATAAACTCATTGCTAGAGCTAGCATATTTACAACTGGGTGAGATGGGAAGCGATTTGCAAGCATTTTCTAGGCATTCTGGTAGAGAAGTCGTCAACGAGAGTGACCTCATGTTATACCTGAGGAAGCAACCCGACTTGCAAGCAAAAATCAAGCAAAAAGAATGA
- the ADH1 gene encoding alcohol dehydrogenase ADH1 (similar to Saccharomyces cerevisiae ADH5 (YBR145W) and ADH1 (YOL086C); ancestral locus Anc_3.118), producing the protein MSIPETQKGVIFYESHGKLEYKDIPVPKPKANELLINVKYSGVCHTDLHAWHGDWPLPTKLPLVGGHEGAGVVVAMGENVKGWNIGDYAGIKWLNGSCMACEYCELGNESNCPHADLSGYTHDGSFQQYATADAVQAAHIPQGTDLAEVAPVLCAGITVYKALKSANLMAGHWVAISGAAGGLGSLAVQYAKAMGYRVLGIDGGEGKEELFRSIGGEVFIDFTKEKDIVNAVLKATDGGAHGVINVSVSEAAIEASTRYVRANGTTVLVGMPANAKCSSDVFNQVVKSISIVGSYVGNRADTREALDFFARGLVKSPIKVVGLSTLPEIYEKMEKGQIVGRYVVDTAK; encoded by the coding sequence ATGTCTATCCCAGAAACTCAAAAAGGTGTTATCTTCTACGAATCCCACGGTAAGTTGGAATACAAAGATATTCCAGTTCCAAAGCCAAAGGCCAACGAATTGTTGATCAACGTTAAATACTCTGGTGTTTGTCACACTGACTTGCACGCTTGGCACGGTGACTGGCCATTGCCAACTAAGTTGCCTTTGGTCGGTGGTCACGAAGGTGCCGGTGTCGTTGTCGCCATGGGTGAAAACGTCAAGGGCTGGAACATTGGTGACTACGCCGGTATCAAATGGTTGAACGGTTCTTGTATGGCCTGTGAATACTGTGAATTGGGTAACGAATCCAACTGTCCTCACGCTGACTTGTCTGGTTACACCCACGACGGTTCTTTCCAACAATATGCTACCGCTGACGCTGTCCAAGCCGCTCACATTCCTCAAGGTACCGACTTGGCTGAAGTCGCCCCAGTTTTGTGTGCTGGTATCACCGTCTACAAGGCTTTGAAGTCTGCTAACTTGATGGCCGGTCACTGGGTTGCTATCTCCGGTGCTGCTGGTGGTCTAGGTTCTTTGGCTGTCCAATACGCCAAGGCTATGGGTTACAGAGTCTTGGGTATTGACGGTGGTGAAGGTAAGGAAGAATTATTCAGATCCATCGGTGGTGAAGTCTTCATTGACTTCACTAAGGAAAAGGACATTGTCAACGCCGTTCTAAAGGCCACTGACGGTGGTGCTCACGGTGTCATCAACGTTTCCGTTTCCGAAGCTGCTATTGAAGCTTCTACCAGATACGTTAGAGCTAACGGTACCACCGTTTTGGTTGGTATGCCAGCTAACGCTAAGTGTTCTTCTGATGTCTTCAACCAAGTCGTCAAGTCTATCTCTATTGTCGGTTCTTACGTCGGTAACAGAGCTGACACCAGAGAAGCTTTGGACTTCTTTGCTAGAGGTTTGGTCAAGTCCCCAATCAAGGTTGTTGGCTTGTCTACCTTGCCAGAAATTTACGAAAAGATGGAAAAGGGTCAAATCGTCGGTAGATACGTTGTTGACACTGCTAAATAA
- the PHM7 gene encoding Phm7p (similar to Saccharomyces cerevisiae PHM7 (YOL084W); ancestral locus Anc_3.119) → MADSSDKSSSTSAFVTTLIVYGLTAIVFTWLFLLLRPKNRRVYEPRSLKDVQTIPEEERTEPVPEGYFGWVGYLLSRPHSFLIQHTSVDGYFLLRYIGIVGSLSFVGCLIILPILLPVNATNGNNLAGFELLSFSNVTNKNRFYAHVFLSWIFFGLFTYIIYKELYYYVVFRHAMQTTPLYDGLLSSRTVIITELHKDIAQEGEMQMRFPKASNVVFAYDLSDLQELCKERAKNAAKYEAALNKVLNKCVKMTRNRTQEQLDKLYNNGTKPKDDLETYVPHKKRPKHRLGKLPLCLGGKKVNTLSYSSKRIGELNDEIHEKQADWANNDRQPACFIQFESQLEAQRCYQSAEAILGKKYFGKRLIGYSPEDVNWGSMRLSSKERHSRRAIANTIMVLLIIFWAIPVAVVGIISNVNFLTDKVPFLRFINNMPDFLMGVITGLLPTIALAVLMSLVPFFIIKLGKLSGCVTEQETDLYSQAWYYAFAVIQLFLVVTATSSASSTVDSIIDDPSSAMTLLANNLPKASNFYIMYFLLKGLTGPTWTMLQAVNLLLSKILGRVLDSTPRQKWNRYNMLATPRMGIVYPGIEVLVCIYICYSIIAPILLFFSTVMLTLLYVAYLYNLNYVFGFSFDLKGRNYPRALFQIFVGIYLSEVCLLGLFIMAKTWGPLVLEVFWIVVTALAHIYMKRKFMPLFDAVPLSAIRYARGESGYSYPTSDLGSQEIRDIAEEMKGKYENDNTHGILTPVTKDDLKKANLIPDNGNNSENSAPSNPFESGSERASFSGSNAEGDSIKKMNGPIIKKSSTLSSSTKDKDNNGTGNESTFVPEDEKFRKFHYSDVEALRNKRPYDDDDHSQHGPEGAVPVNADAGVIYSDPAAMLKEPQAFPPDVLETNTWSQRILQFFNPKKSYPFDDVRMRFPLVFNTSIEYDEEYLNSAYTDPCVREKDPIVWCCKDPLGVSKQQIQEARSNGLDVRDDFTRYDEKGKVIFTYNPPDYEPEAKK, encoded by the coding sequence ATGGCAGACAGTAGTGACAAAAGTTCTTCGACGTCGGCGTTCGTTACAACGCTAATTGTCTACGGCCTCACGGCCATCGTATTTACCTGGCTATTCTTGTTGTTGCGGCCCAAGAATAGAAGAGTGTACGAGCCACGGTCTCTCAAGGACGTTCAGACCATTCCGGAGGAAGAGAGAACAGAGCCAGTTCCCGAAGGATATTTTGGGTGGGTTGGATATCTACTCTCCAGGCCGCACTCGTTCCTTATCCAGCACACAAGCGTGGACGGGTATTTTCTGCTTCGATATATCGGTATTGTAGGTTCGCTTTCGTTTGTGGGTTGTTTGATCATTCTTCCGATCTTGCTTCCCGTGAACGCGACCAACGGTAACAACTTAGCCGGCTTTGAACTGCTATCATTTTCTAATGTTACGAACAAAAATAGGTTTTATGCACATGTTTTCCTCTCCtggattttctttggtCTGTTTACCTACATTATATACAAGGAGTTGTATTACTACGTCGTGTTTAGACATGCTATGCAGACGACTCCGCTCTATGACGGGCTGCTGTCGTCTAGGACGGTTATTATCACCGAATTGCACAAGGACATAGCTCAAGAAGGAGAGATGCAGATGCGATTCCCCAAGGCGTCTAATGTCGTCTTTGCCTACGATCTTTCAGACTTGCAGGAATTGTGTAAGGAAAGAGCTAAGAACGCCGCTAAATACGAAGCTGCTTTGAATAAAGTTTTGAACAAGTGCGTGAAAATGACGCGAAACAGGACTCAAGAGCAACTTGACAAGCTGTACAACAACGGTACCAAGCCGAAGGACGATTTGGAGACCTATGTGCCTCACAAAAAGCGTCCGAAGCATCGTTTGGGCAAATTGCCGCTTTGTCTAGGCGGCAAGAAAGTTAATACGCTGTCTTATTCCAGTAAAAGGATTGGTGAGCTAAACGATGAAATCCACGAGAAACAGGCCGATTGGGCCAATAATGATAGGCAACCCGCCTGTTTCATTCAGTTTGAGTCTCAGTTAGAAGCACAGAGATGCTATCAGTCTGCGGAAGCGATTCTAGGCAAGAAGTATTTTGGTAAGCGCCTCATCGGCTACTCCCCCGAAGATGTTAACTGGGGCAGCATGCGTCTCAGTTCAAAGGAAAGGCATTCTAGGAGAGCTATAGCAAATACAATCATGGTCTTATTGATCATCTTTTGGGCTATCCCTGTCGCTGTAGTCGGTATCATCTCCAATGTTAATTTCCTTACCGATAAAGTTCCTTTCTTACGttttatcaataatatGCCCGACTTTTTAATGGGTGTCATTACCGGTTTGCTTCCTACTATCGCCTTGGCCGTCTTGATGTCCCTAGTgccattttttatcataaaACTGGGGAAACTCAGCGGTTGCGTCACTGAACAAGAAACAGATCTCTATTCCCAAGCTTGGTACTATGCGTTCGCGGTGATTCAACTCTTCCTAGTTGTTACAGCTACTTCCTCCGCATCATCTACCGTTGATTCCATTATCGACGACCCAAGTTCCGCTATGACGCTACTGGCGAATAACTTGCCCAAGGCATCCAACTTCTATATCATGTACTTCCTACTAAAAGGCTTAACCGGTCCCACATGGACGATGCTACAGGCAGTTAATTTGCTGCTAAGCAAAATACTAGGCAGAGTCCTGGATTCGACCCCAAGACAAAAATGGAACCGTTACAATATGTTGGCTACCCCTCGCATGGGTATTGTTTATCCAGGTATTGAAGTTTTGGTTTGCATTTACATCTGTTATTCGATTATTGCTCctattttgttgttttttagCACGGTAATGTTAACTCTTCTTTATGTTGCCTACTTGTACAACTTAAATTATGTTTTTGGCTTTTCATTCGATTTAAAGGGGCGTAATTATCCAAGGGcacttttccaaatatttGTAGGAATATATTTGAGTGAGGTGTGCCTGCTTGGGTTGTTTATCATGGCTAAAACCTGGGGTCCTCTGGTCCTGGAAGTGTTCTGGATCGTGGTTACCGCTCTAGCtcacatatatatgaaaaggaaattcaTGCCATTGTTCGATGCGGTTCCTTTAAGTGCTATCAGATATGCGAGAGGCGAGTCTGGTTATTCCTATCCCACTTCAGACTTGGGTTCCCAAGAGATTAGAGACATTGCAGAGGAAATGAAAGGCAAATACGAAAACGACAATACTCATGGGATTTTGACGCCCGTCACCAAGGACGATTTGAAGAAGGCTAACCTAATACCCGATAACGGTAACAATTCGGAGAACAGTGCTCCAAGCAATCCATTTGAATCTGGTTCTGAACGTGCCTCCTTCTCTGGATCAAACGCGGAAGGTGATTcgatcaagaaaatgaatggtccaattatcaaaaaatcaagtaccctttcttcttccacgAAGGATAAGGATAATAACGGCACTGGTAACGAATCTACTTTTGTCCCGGAGGATGAGAAATTTCGCAAGTTCCACTATAGCGATGTTGAGGCATTAAGAAATAAGCGCCCTtacgatgatgatgaccATAGCCAGCATGGACCTGAAGGTGCCGTGCCAGTCAATGCTGACGCCGGAGTAATTTATAGTGATCCCGCAGCTATGTTGAAAGAGCCTCAAGCTTTCCCACCGGATGTGCTGGAAACTAACACATGGTCGCAAAGAATCTTACAGTTCTTCAATCCAAAAAAGTCGTATCCGTTTGATGATGTTAGGATGAGATTTCCACTTGTATTTAATACCAGTATCGAATACGATGAGGAATACTTGAATTCCGCATACACCGATCCCTGTGTCAGAGAAAAAGATCCTATAGTGTGGTGTTGTAAAGATCCATTAGGTGTTTCGAAGCAGCAAATTCAAGAGGCTAGGTCAAACGGTTTAGATGTAAGAGATGATTTCACAAGATACGATGAAAAAGGTAAAGTCATATTTACTTACAATCCTCCCGATTATGAACCTGAAGccaaaaaatga
- the ATG34 gene encoding Atg34p (similar to Saccharomyces cerevisiae ATG34 (YOL083W)), whose product MGPMKISVETPLFDFDVIDQFKKSTFSVPNTRVKTISGCIEKFTNENNLYDNQHIFWQPVKKSNVRLLLNTNDFGQLGNFLRQQIKCNIFIGEETLKKYELTISGFYDNFLGGSAPSISNVVKDKDVAVSRKSLSNTSKQLSILEKPTNKAQHQPAQPSEVEEKKYVLLSGNKPELTKFFSNLESNVQLQEVYDGYKAYKKLLNKFNGQKRRMESFLNEDIPAPDGENMKQVALFEKLDEKEKHLVEPNDQSLHVEVGNEDNSLHFILSNNTKSIVPGNCTLEFSSPTSEIFRIRMGPHEIGIKGQKELRYFPSLSTPLSDYTIKVINQDGDTIFVGRCADSSDISLKSPLPSYSTGSFHTLQDPDNIFRADALSSFDELSIVSTPFLDETENSYNSGSTLSRPFTWEEI is encoded by the coding sequence ATGGGCccaatgaaaatttcaGTAGAAACGCCTTTATTTGACTTCGATGTAATCGACCAATTTAAGAAATCAACCTTTTCAGTGCCAAATACTAGGGTTAAAACTATTAGTGGATGCATTGAGAAGTTCAccaatgaaaataatttaTATGATAACCAACATATATTTTGGCAACCCGTCAAAAAATCGAATGTCAGATTGTTGCTAAATACCAATGATTTTGGCCAGTTAGGAAACTTTTTGCGTCAACAAATTAAATGCAACATTTTTATTGGCGAGGAAACGTTGAAGAAATATGAACTGACTATATCTGGATTCTACGACAACTTTTTGGGAGGTTCTGCCCCTAGTATAAGCAATGTTGTGAAGGATAAGGACGTTGCAGTGTCACGCAAGAGTTTGAGCAATACATCAAAACAACTCTCTATACTTGAAAAGCCCACAAATAAGGCACAACATCAACCAGCGCAACCAAGTGAGGTAGAGGAGAAGAAGTATGTTTTGCTATCTGGAAACAAGCCCGAACTCacaaagtttttttctaatCTTGAAAGTAATGTGCAATTACAAGAGGTTTATGATGGTTATAAAGCTTACAAGAAGCTACTAAATAAGTTTAATGGTCAAAAAAGGAGAATGGAGTCTTTCTTAAATGAAGACATTCCGGCGCCAGATGGCGAAAACATGAAGCAAGTAGCTTTATTTGAGAAACTGGACGAAAAGGAGAAACACCTTGTGGAACCAAATGATCAGTCATTACACGTTGAAGTGGGTAACGAAGACAATTCACTGCATTTCATATTAAGCAACAATACAAAATCAATAGTTCCAGGGAATTGTACGTTGGAGTTCTCAAGTCCGACCTCCGAGATATTCAGGATCAGAATGGGGCCGCATGAAATAGGTATAAAAGGGCAAAAAGAGTTACGGTATTTTCCATCTCTATCTACTCCTCTCTCTGATTATACAATCAAAGTTATAAATCAGGACGGTGATACCATATTCGTTGGTAGATGTGCTGATTCCAGTGATATAAGTTTGAAATCCCCATTGCCCTCATATTCAACGGGTAGTTTTCACACGTTACAAGACCCTGATAATATATTCCGTGCGGATGCGCTTTCTTCGTTTGATGAATTGAGCATCGTAAGCACCCCTTTTTTAGATGAGACAGAGAATTCCTATAATTCTGGTTCCACATTAAGTAGGCCATTTACATGGGAAGAAATATAA
- the SMKI15G0790 gene encoding uncharacterized protein, protein MESITTGRPNSLDSSAEDVLEPPDSSTEVILPASEMVKGRFDSIGNGMLSSQETGQTAIDMMVQNNKLLDNRK, encoded by the coding sequence ATGGAATCTATCACAACCGGTAGGCCGAATAGTCTTGATTCTAGCGCAGAAGATGTGCTAGAACCTCCTGACTCTAGTACTGAGGTAATTTTGCCTGCTTCTGAGATGGTTAAAGGAAGGTTTGATTCGATTGGAAATGGTATGCTCTCTTCACAAGAAACAGGTCAGACTGCCATAGATATGATGGTACAAAACAACAAACTGCTAGATAATAGAAAGTAA
- the ATG19 gene encoding Atg19p (similar to Saccharomyces cerevisiae ATG19 (YOL082W); ancestral locus Anc_3.120) yields the protein MSLPRGYPLYVCDEYRSFNVTVPYLDINIMLRCIGQVSSLNDTYGYKHLFWQPNDKSNVRILLNCQDYGRLFGYLQSQRKCTVYVGEGTLKKHGLTISTYFDEFLDHRKFEEKGTSCTRDVHEEPSSPEAAPRKEINPNAKDSVVVPRECLDSFTEQLFKLEESLNKLELEQKAKTLTDKEPGHRISGTIDIPEDKPELVNFFMQLKTVKQLEDVFQRYHDYEKLLEKPAGVTQILDNLSKDETKITQKAEIGTEDPNDRSLQVIVNQRDNSLYFQLFNNTNSVLAGNCKLKFISAEDNPIAGIIEMGPHEIGIKERKELRYFPYAPELTTGSTVEIENQYGEVIFLGKHDSSSRVSLKPPSRLSAESLQASQEPFCSFRIDTLPELDDSSIISTSISLSYVDGNDEKALTWEEL from the coding sequence ATGAGTTTACCAAGGGGGTACCCCTTATATGTTTGCGATGAATACAGAAGTTTTAACGTAACTGTGCCATATTTAGATATCAATATCATGCTTCGGTGTATTGGACAGGTTTCGTCATTAAACGATACGTATGGTTATAAACATTTGTTTTGGCAACCGAATGACAAGTCTAACGTTCGGATCTTACTAAATTGTCAAGATTACGGTCGCTTGTTTGGTTACTTGCAATCCCAAAGAAAATGCACGGTTTATGTTGGAGAAGGAACGCTGAAGAAACACGGATTAACCATCTCTACATACTTTGACGAATTCCTGGACCACAGAAAGTTCGAGGAGAAAGGAACCTCATGCACAAGGGACGTACACGAAGAGCCCTCATCTCCGGAAGCTGCTCCtagaaaggaaataaacCCGAACGCGAAGGATAGTGTGGTCGTGCCAAGAGAATGCTTGGATAGTTTTACAGAACAGCTTTTCAAGTTGGAAGAGTCTCTAAACAAGTTGGAACTCGAGCAAAAGGCTAAAACGCTCACTGACAAGGAGCCTGGCCACAGAATAAGTGGCACAATTGACATCCCTGAAGATAAACCGGAACTGGTTAACTTCTTCATGCAATTGAAAACTGTGAAACAGCTTGAGGACGTGTTCCAACGTTATCATGACTACGAAAAGTTGCTTGAGAAACCTGCCGGTGTGACGCAAATCCTGGATAACctttcaaaagatgaaaCCAAAATTACTCAAAAAGCGGAGATTGGAACGGAAGACCCGAATGATCGCTCACTGCAAGTTATAGTGAACCAAAGGGACAATTCCTTGTACTTCCAATTGTTCAACAACACAAACTCTGTTCTGGCTGGTAACTGCAAACTAAAGTTCATCAGTGCTGAGGATAATCCAATCGCAGGTATAATTGAAATGGGCCCTCATGAAATAGGAATAAAGGAACGCAAGGAATTGCGGTACTTCCCGTATGCACCCGAACTAACGACTGGTTCCACTGTCGAAATAGAGAATCAATATGGAGAGGTGATCTTCTTGGGTAAACATGACAGTTCTTCAAGAGTTAGCCTAAAACCGCCTTCAAGATTATCTGCGGAGAGTTTACAAGCATCCCAAGAGCCCTTCTGTTCCTTTCGAATCGATACATTACCGGAACTAGATGATTCCAGTATCATAAGCACATCCATATCACTATCTTATGTCGATGGCAACGATGAGAAAGCGTTGACTTGGGAAGAACTGTAG